Genomic DNA from Burkholderia plantarii:
AGCAGCCAGTCCTCGCGAAACGGCAGCTGTTCGAGGCCGTCGAGCCCGACCGAATCGGCGACGATGCCCACCTCGGCGGCGCGCGCGCGGATCGCGTGGACGATCTCCCCGCTCGAACGCTCCTCGAGGCTGATCGAGATGCCCGGATGTCGCGGCAGATACTCGGCCAGCGCGTCGGGCAGGTATTCGCTGAGCGAGGCGGTGTTGCAGAGCAGGCGGATGCGCGCGCGCAGCCCGTCGCCGAACTGCTGCAGCTCGCCGTGCATCTGCTCGATCTGCTGCAGCACGACACGCGCGTGATGTTCGAGCGAGCGGCCCGCGTCGGTCGGCTGCGTGCCGGTTTTCGTGCGATGCAGCAGCGGCACGCCGAGCGTGTCCTCCATGCCGCGGATTCGCTCGCTCGCCGATTGCAGCGTGATGTGGGTGCGTTCGGCGCCGGCCGTGATGCTGCCGGCGTGGCAGACGTTCAGGAAGAGGCGCAGGTCGGTGAGGTCGAATCGCATGATCGGTTCCGTGGCGGCGTGAAGGCGTGAATGGCGACGGGCGGCGTGGCCGGCAATGTAGCAGCCGCGCGCGCGGCGCGTCTCAGGGATTGCCTGAGGCCGGATTCGCCGGTTCCGGATGGTGGCCGCGCACGCGGCCGCGCATGATGGGTGCCGGGGCCGAACGGTTCGCCGCGCGAGCGCGGCGGCCACGGCATCCGTCAATCACGCACCAGGAGGCGGCAATGCGGGACGATCCCGGCTGGTCCCTGTCGTTCAGGCTCGCGCTGCATGTCGTGTTCCTGTGCGTCGGCCTCGCGCTGGCATGGACGACGCTGCTTGAGCGGTTTGGCTGGGCGACTTGAATGAGCGGCTCGACTGAATGCGCCGCGTCTGCTTGCGGCCGACCGGATAGTCGACGCCGTCCGGCCCGCGGAACTCGAGGTGCGGCGTGTCCGACGGCAGGTGAAACACGTCGCCCGGGCGGTAGACGGTGGCGCCGGCCACGCGCGGCGTGATCCCGCCGGCGACGATCGGCGCCTTCGCCCCGAACGGCCGCGCGAGCCCGGCCAGCGTGCCGGGCTCGCGCCTGACGGCAGCGGGCGCGGCGAAGCCTTCGCGGGCGAGCGCGGCGACGAACGTGGCGTGGTCCATGGCGGGCTCCTCGATGCCGGACGTGGGGAGACCGGCTGTCGCAACGATACCGCTTGCTGGCCGCGGCGTCTCGCGGGTAGGCGGCGCGCCGGCGCGGAGTTTTTGTCATCGTTGCTTGCATCCGGTTACAGGTGCGCGCGGCCAATTTTGAGAAGCTTGGCGGCCTGTGCGCAGACACCCGAATCGGACATGAACGACAACGACGACATCGCATCACGAGGATCGCGCGGCCCCGCCTGGTGCGCCGTGCTCGCGGCCGCCTGCCTGACGGC
This window encodes:
- a CDS encoding LysR substrate-binding domain-containing protein, with product MRFDLTDLRLFLNVCHAGSITAGAERTHITLQSASERIRGMEDTLGVPLLHRTKTGTQPTDAGRSLEHHARVVLQQIEQMHGELQQFGDGLRARIRLLCNTASLSEYLPDALAEYLPRHPGISISLEERSSGEIVHAIRARAAEVGIVADSVGLDGLEQLPFREDWLLVVAAATDPLAARASVSFGEIVGAEFVGLTDGSALHAHLAEQARAFGKRLAYRAQLRSFDAICRVIESGVGIGVVSRHAAHRALATMRLATVELTDAWAHRRLVLCARDFSALPKYTRDFVAFLTEGAPRNP